A single window of Salvia splendens isolate huo1 chromosome 8, SspV2, whole genome shotgun sequence DNA harbors:
- the LOC121743030 gene encoding ethylene-responsive transcription factor RAP2-7-like — MFDLNLNNCDGTCSSPDGQGLLTRDLFPVKVQPRKGRRGPRSRSSQYRGVTFYRRTGRWESHIWDCGKQVYLGGFDTALAAARAYDRAAIKFRGVEADINFTLPDYADMNQVMNLPKEEFVQMLRRQSSGVSRGGSKIRGVAFQKGGRWEARTGEFLGKKYEKAAIVCDGSDTVTSFETSNKNNSEAVFELHNGGSQHDLNLDLGMSVSSPNKSVCLDSLKLHHDAQTTTTLMLHGGNSAASDIMSNLPLEGVPVTSQHPILYNGVVVRNNEERERSAQLELGNLACRMNGHNQTAAAASSGFSSPAPSGPASSVPYDYANTSAYYSWLKPYLPPS, encoded by the exons ATGTTTGATCTCAATCTGAACAACTGCGATGGCACGTGCTCCAGCCCTGATGGTCAGGGCTTGTTGACTCGAGATCTGTTCCCGGTGAAGGTGCAACCCAGGAAGGGGCGGCGTGGGCCGAGGTCTCGAAGCTCTCAGTATAGAGGAGTCACTTTTTACCGAAGGACTGGCAGATGGGAGTCTCATATAtg GGACTGCGGGAAACAAGTTTATTTGG GTGGATTTGATACAGCTCTTGCTGCTGCTAG AGCGTATGACAGAGCTGCAATTAAGTTCCGAGGTGTTGAAGCTGATATTAACTTTACTCTCCCTGATTATGCTGATATGAATCAG GTGATGAATCTGCCGAAAGAAGAATTCGTGCAGATGCTTCGTCGCCAGAGCAGTGGAGTTTCAAGAGGGGGTTCTAAAATTAGAGGAGTCGCGTTCCAAAAAGGTGGACGTTGGGAGGCTCGAACGGGGGAGTTTCTTGGGAAGAA GTACGAGAAGGCAGCCATCGTGTGCGATGGAAGTGACACTGTCACCAGCTTTGAGACGAGCAACAAAAACAACAGTGAGGCAGTCTTTGAACTGCACAATGGAG GTAGCCAACATGATCTTAATCTAGATTTGGGGATGTCTGTATCTTCTCCAAACAAGAGTGTATGTTTGGATTCTTTAAAGCTCCATCATGATGCTCAAACCACAACAACATTGATG CTACACGGGGGTAACTCTGCCGCCTCAGACATAATGTCTAACCTTCCACTCGAAGGAGTACCAGTAACATCACAACATCCTATTTTGTACAATGGTGTGGTTGTTCGCAACAATGAG GAAAGGGAAAGAAGTGCTCAACTGGAACTGGGAAACTTGGCTTGTCGAATGAATGGGCACAATCAAACGGCTGCTGCAGCATCATCAGGATTCTCATCACCAGCTCCCTCCGGTCCTGCTTCTTCAGTTCCATACGATTATGCTAACACATCTGCATATTACTCTTGGTTGAAGCCATATCTGCCACCATCTTAG